The Lucilia cuprina isolate Lc7/37 chromosome 5, ASM2204524v1, whole genome shotgun sequence genome includes a window with the following:
- the LOC124420359 gene encoding uncharacterized protein LOC124420359: protein MFLILILFIITAVLKLIPAQVVPDYPNNYNYNSYITYRPPLNLSPTFSDLNVQTHTTPSPYAYGNPYGSNSYNQVDYKKIRIWPFIIDQYATYPYNTYFNNHYNYDPYNTLSNPYNIRPTLQTYNTNWNQQSLGKK from the exons atgtttttaattttaatattgtttataataacaGCTGTGTTAAAG CTTATACCAGCCCAAGTTGTTCCGGATTATCCCAACAACTATAATTACAACAGTTACATAACCTATAGACCGCCATTAAATTTAAGTCCTACATTTTCCGATTTAAATGTTCAAACTCATACAACACCCTCACCATATGCTTATGGCAATCCCTATGGTTCAAATTCATATAATCAAGTGGATTATAAGAAAATACGTATTTGGCCTTTTATCATAGATCAATATGCTACTTATCCTTAtaatacttattttaataaccaTTATAATTATGATCCTTATAATACACTCTCAAATCCCTATAATATCAGACCAACTTTACAGACATATAACACTAATTGGAATCAACAGAGTTTGGGGAAAAAGTAG
- the LOC111685697 gene encoding nucleolin, which yields MKMLLTKTQIYKLLFITLALCCLITSGNARKLPKSHTNVNGTDVATSAKADKTEVSTTEKTTTAAEAAEAIKETESKSSEEEEEDDDEEDDSDTADKADNNDNDEEDDDDDDEDETAEKNALQPAADSSLSVWGIVRGFWNWIREDISESLFAGDDVKTQAAVGGEKIFILNKYLI from the exons atgaaaatg CTcttaacaaaaacacaaatctATAAATTACTATTTATAACACTGGCTCTATGCTGTCTCATAACCAGTGGTAATGCACGTAAATTACCAAAAAGCCATACCAATGTCAATGGTACAGATGTTGCAACATCAGCTAAAGCGGATAAAACGGAAGTATCTAcaacagaaaaaacaacaacagcagcagaagCAGCAGAGGCCATAAAAGAAACCGAAAGCAAGTCATccgaagaagaagaagaagatgaCGATGAAGAAGATGACAGTGATACAGCTGATAAAGCTGATAATAATGACAATGATGAAGaagacgacgatgatgatgatgaagatgaaaCAGCAGAAAAAAATGCTTTACAACCCGCCGCTGATTCATCTCTTAGCGTTTGGGGTATTGTTAGAGGTTTTTGGAATTGGATTAGGGAAGACATAAGTGAAAGCCTATTTGCTGGTGATGATGTTAAAACTCAAGCAGCTGTTGGAggtgagaaaatatttatattgaacaaatatttaatttag